The following are encoded in a window of Arthrobacter sp. NicSoilB4 genomic DNA:
- a CDS encoding class II fructose-bisphosphate aldolase gives MRARLDHLVASALQQGSAVPAFTCYDFTTALAVVAAAEDAGRGAILLVSPSTAATPNGLRLIAALRGLADAASVPVAIQLDHAADLRVIADAVAAGADSVLVDGSSLEYEDNIALVQAARAALDLPAAGGAGTGSGDIVIEAELGGLAGDEDKAFGADAAGSAPAAGLTDSAQVEDFVVRTGAQLLAVAVGNVHGRYQGEPELRWDVLQDIAVRTRVPLVLHGASGIPAAELVKAAAMNVGKVNFNTELRTGVLETLEARTGAHRRDGENLQGLLAEWDASAGTFAATALATLSR, from the coding sequence ATGCGTGCCCGTCTCGATCACCTTGTCGCGTCAGCCCTCCAGCAGGGATCGGCCGTCCCCGCCTTCACCTGCTATGACTTCACGACGGCCCTCGCCGTGGTGGCGGCGGCCGAAGACGCCGGTCGCGGCGCCATCCTGTTGGTCTCACCGAGCACGGCGGCCACCCCGAACGGACTTCGGCTGATTGCGGCGCTGCGCGGTCTCGCGGACGCGGCGTCCGTCCCGGTCGCCATCCAGCTCGACCACGCCGCCGACCTCCGGGTGATTGCCGACGCCGTCGCCGCCGGCGCAGACTCCGTCCTGGTGGACGGATCGTCGCTTGAGTACGAGGACAACATCGCCCTGGTCCAGGCCGCGCGCGCCGCGCTGGACCTGCCGGCGGCTGGCGGCGCCGGCACCGGCTCCGGGGACATCGTGATCGAAGCCGAACTCGGCGGCCTGGCCGGAGACGAGGACAAGGCCTTTGGAGCCGACGCCGCTGGCAGCGCCCCGGCAGCCGGACTCACCGACTCCGCCCAGGTGGAGGACTTCGTGGTCCGCACCGGAGCCCAGCTGCTGGCCGTGGCCGTGGGCAACGTCCACGGCCGGTACCAGGGCGAACCGGAGCTGCGGTGGGACGTGCTGCAGGACATCGCGGTGCGGACCCGCGTTCCCCTGGTGCTGCACGGCGCCTCGGGCATCCCGGCCGCCGAGCTCGTCAAGGCCGCCGCCATGAACGTGGGCAAGGTCAACTTCAACACGGAGCTGCGCACCGGCGTCCTGGAAACCCTCGAGGCACGCACGGGAGCCCACCGCAGGGACGGCGAAAACCTGCAGGGACTGCTGGCCGAGTGGGACGCCTCGGCCGGGACTTTCGCGGCCACCGCCCTGGCCACACTCTCGCGCTAG
- a CDS encoding acetyl-CoA carboxylase gives MSHQVTSPLPGVFYRKPGPDKDPYVQEGDDVEAGQTIGVVEIMKQFSEVKTEVAGNLVKFEVSDSGTVNPGDVIAVIEEKP, from the coding sequence ATGTCACACCAAGTCACCTCGCCGCTTCCCGGAGTGTTCTACCGCAAGCCCGGCCCGGACAAGGATCCCTATGTGCAGGAAGGCGACGACGTCGAGGCGGGCCAGACGATCGGCGTCGTCGAAATCATGAAGCAGTTCAGCGAGGTCAAGACAGAAGTTGCCGGAAACCTGGTCAAGTTTGAGGTGTCGGATTCCGGCACCGTCAATCCGGGTGACGTGATTGCAGTGATAGAGGAAAAACCATGA
- a CDS encoding allophanate hydrolase subunit 1 encodes MSDTLGAGSLKGTARYTWGGDEFLFVEISEAMSLAANFKSNSMATRLGARALAGVTEICPANASLLVRFDPDLLDAAELEAAMREIEVEVDNTAHPVLNTRLIEVPVWYDDPFTRETGARFRSGHQRPEGTDLDFAAEVNNLSDSAEFIRRHHSSPWLVSMVGFVAGLPFMFQMVPREQQLEVPKYLSPRTDTPPLTVGHGGCFACIYSVRGAGGYQMFGIAAAPIFDPAQSLADFKDFMVFFKPGDIVKFRPVIEDEYKSIKDQVEAGTFVYKQVPVTFDLAEALGDPESYNTKLLENLNDS; translated from the coding sequence ATGAGTGACACGCTGGGCGCCGGCTCGCTCAAAGGCACGGCCCGCTACACCTGGGGCGGCGACGAGTTCCTCTTCGTCGAAATCTCCGAGGCGATGAGCCTCGCGGCGAACTTCAAATCCAACTCGATGGCAACCAGGCTCGGCGCCCGGGCGCTCGCCGGCGTGACTGAAATCTGCCCCGCCAACGCGTCCCTGCTGGTCCGTTTCGACCCCGACCTGCTCGACGCGGCGGAACTGGAAGCGGCCATGCGGGAGATCGAAGTCGAAGTGGACAACACCGCCCACCCGGTGCTGAACACCCGGCTGATCGAAGTGCCTGTCTGGTACGACGACCCGTTTACGAGGGAAACCGGCGCCCGCTTCCGCAGCGGCCACCAGCGGCCCGAGGGCACGGACCTGGATTTCGCGGCCGAGGTCAACAACCTCTCCGATTCCGCCGAGTTCATCAGGCGCCACCACAGCAGCCCCTGGCTGGTCTCCATGGTCGGGTTTGTCGCCGGCCTGCCGTTTATGTTCCAGATGGTGCCCAGGGAGCAGCAGCTGGAAGTGCCCAAGTACCTCAGCCCACGAACGGACACGCCGCCCCTCACCGTCGGTCACGGCGGCTGCTTCGCCTGCATCTATTCCGTCCGCGGCGCCGGCGGCTACCAGATGTTCGGCATCGCGGCGGCTCCGATCTTCGACCCCGCGCAGTCCCTGGCCGACTTCAAGGACTTCATGGTCTTCTTCAAACCTGGCGACATCGTCAAGTTCCGGCCGGTGATCGAGGACGAATACAAGAGCATCAAGGATCAGGTGGAAGCAGGCACCTTCGTCTACAAGCAGGTGCCGGTCACCTTCGACCTGGCCGAGGCCCTCGGCGATCCGGAGAGCTACAACACCAAGCTATTGGAGAACCTCAATGACTCTTGA
- a CDS encoding SDR family oxidoreductase: MTSPAATPADSTALITGATAGIGAEFARQLAAQGHSLVLVARDAARLRATAEELEKRYGIRAEVLAADLTDDCGVAAVVARLTDPARPVEILVNNAGIGLLRSFAENDIKEETKHLKLHVETAMQLTHAALQGMLSRQSGRIINVASVAAFLPRGSYSAAKAWLVSFSRWANLAYSKQGVAVTAVCPGFTHTEFHDRMGMDKTATPRWMWLQAERVVREGLADNAKGKAVSIPSKRYKVLTAAARVLPARFVAGPPRRAK, from the coding sequence ATGACTTCACCTGCCGCGACACCTGCTGACAGCACTGCCCTGATCACCGGAGCAACCGCCGGCATCGGGGCCGAATTCGCCCGCCAGCTCGCCGCACAGGGGCACAGCCTGGTTCTTGTGGCCCGCGATGCCGCACGGCTGCGGGCCACGGCTGAAGAGCTGGAGAAACGGTACGGCATCCGGGCCGAAGTCCTCGCCGCGGATCTGACGGACGACTGCGGTGTGGCAGCCGTCGTCGCCCGGCTCACTGACCCGGCGCGTCCGGTGGAAATCCTGGTCAACAACGCCGGAATCGGCTTGCTGCGCTCCTTCGCGGAGAACGACATCAAGGAAGAGACCAAGCACCTCAAGCTGCACGTCGAGACCGCCATGCAGCTGACCCACGCCGCCCTGCAGGGCATGCTCAGCCGGCAGTCCGGCAGGATCATCAATGTCGCCAGCGTGGCCGCGTTCCTGCCCCGCGGAAGCTATTCGGCGGCAAAAGCCTGGCTTGTCAGCTTCTCCCGCTGGGCCAACCTCGCCTACTCCAAGCAGGGCGTGGCCGTGACAGCCGTCTGCCCCGGCTTCACCCACACCGAGTTCCACGACCGGATGGGCATGGACAAGACGGCAACTCCGCGCTGGATGTGGCTGCAGGCCGAACGCGTGGTGCGGGAAGGCCTCGCCGACAACGCAAAGGGCAAGGCCGTCTCCATTCCGTCCAAGCGCTACAAGGTGCTGACCGCGGCCGCCCGGGTCCTCCCGGCCCGGTTTGTGGCCGGGCCGCCGCGCCGCGCCAAGTAG
- a CDS encoding DUF1304 domain-containing protein, whose product MILASLVFALLAALLHVYIFTMESITWTRPATWKRFGVASQADADTTRPLAYNQGFYNLFLAAGALAGTGAIALGYSTVGWTLVLSSCGSMLLASIVLALSGRKYLRAAATQGATPLLAVALGVLGLLTT is encoded by the coding sequence ATGATCCTGGCCTCCCTCGTTTTTGCGCTGCTTGCGGCCCTGCTGCACGTCTATATCTTCACCATGGAGTCCATCACCTGGACGAGGCCAGCCACGTGGAAGCGCTTCGGTGTGGCCTCGCAGGCGGACGCCGACACCACCCGGCCGCTGGCCTACAACCAGGGCTTCTACAATCTCTTCCTCGCCGCCGGTGCCCTGGCCGGCACCGGCGCCATCGCCCTCGGGTACTCCACGGTCGGGTGGACCCTGGTCCTCAGCAGTTGCGGATCCATGCTCCTGGCCTCGATCGTTCTCGCCCTGAGCGGACGCAAGTACCTCCGTGCCGCCGCCACCCAAGGTGCGACGCCGCTGCTCGCCGTCGCCCTCGGTGTGCTGGGGCTGCTGACCACCTGA
- a CDS encoding GntP family transporter yields MNPLINSLMVRAADAPVIKPAVELGTPLLLTIAVAGVALLLLMIIRFKIQAFVALLTVSILVAVAAQIPLKDVFTVVANGVGSTMGKVALLIALGAILGRMIEVSGGVQSLADHFTAKLGARRVAVALTAVGFLVAIPVFFEVGIIVLVPVVYAFSKIANVHPIKFGLPMAGIMLAIHVAVPPHPGIVAGAGVLGADIGLIALISLAICVPLGFLSYWVASIMNRKNYDLLPSVKAQVDEFGSATVVRVGHEGPGSKAAAPPRPGLIIFLIATPIALILLGTVGTLVIDKNSVWYGVASFVGNPVFALLVAVALSFFLLAVRRRWSLNETGEIFEGALPPIASILMVVAAGGVFGSVLQVSGIGKALSESLDTLGVPLLLLGFIISLALRAAQGSATVAIVTTAGLLSSAVAGGGYTPAQIAVIVIAIGFGSLGLSHVTDAGFWVVVRYYGLTVADGLRTWTVLTTILGLAGFALAFVAWILVGGLSA; encoded by the coding sequence ATGAACCCCCTGATCAACTCTTTGATGGTGCGGGCGGCCGATGCCCCCGTCATCAAACCTGCCGTGGAGCTGGGTACTCCGCTGTTGCTGACCATCGCCGTAGCCGGCGTCGCACTGCTGCTGCTTATGATCATCCGTTTCAAGATTCAGGCCTTCGTGGCCCTGCTCACCGTCAGCATCCTGGTGGCCGTGGCCGCGCAGATCCCGCTGAAGGACGTCTTCACCGTGGTGGCGAACGGGGTGGGGAGCACCATGGGCAAGGTTGCCCTGCTGATCGCCCTCGGAGCCATCCTGGGCCGGATGATCGAGGTCTCCGGCGGCGTGCAGTCGCTCGCGGACCACTTCACCGCCAAACTCGGTGCGCGGCGCGTGGCCGTGGCCCTCACAGCCGTAGGCTTCCTGGTGGCAATTCCGGTGTTCTTCGAAGTCGGCATCATCGTCCTGGTGCCGGTCGTCTACGCCTTCTCCAAGATCGCCAACGTCCACCCGATCAAGTTCGGACTGCCCATGGCCGGCATCATGCTGGCCATCCATGTGGCGGTGCCGCCGCACCCGGGGATCGTCGCCGGGGCAGGCGTGCTCGGCGCCGACATCGGCCTGATCGCCCTTATCTCCTTGGCGATCTGCGTGCCGCTCGGCTTCCTCTCATACTGGGTCGCTTCGATCATGAACCGCAAGAACTACGATCTGCTGCCCTCCGTCAAAGCCCAGGTGGACGAGTTCGGCTCCGCCACCGTGGTCCGTGTCGGCCACGAGGGTCCGGGCAGCAAGGCTGCCGCCCCGCCCCGTCCCGGCCTGATCATCTTCCTCATCGCCACCCCGATCGCGCTGATCCTCCTCGGCACCGTCGGCACGCTCGTGATCGACAAGAACAGTGTCTGGTACGGCGTCGCCTCCTTCGTCGGGAACCCCGTCTTCGCCCTGCTGGTGGCAGTTGCGCTCAGCTTCTTCCTACTGGCCGTCCGCCGCCGGTGGTCGCTGAACGAAACCGGGGAGATCTTCGAAGGCGCCCTGCCCCCGATCGCCTCCATCCTCATGGTTGTCGCGGCCGGCGGAGTGTTCGGCAGTGTCCTGCAGGTCAGTGGCATCGGCAAGGCGCTCTCCGAATCCCTCGACACGCTCGGCGTGCCGCTGCTGCTCCTTGGCTTCATCATCTCGCTGGCCCTGCGCGCCGCGCAGGGTTCGGCCACCGTCGCGATCGTCACCACGGCCGGCCTGCTCTCCTCCGCGGTTGCCGGCGGCGGCTACACACCGGCGCAGATTGCCGTGATCGTGATCGCCATCGGCTTCGGCTCCCTCGGCCTCTCGCACGTGACGGACGCAGGCTTCTGGGTGGTCGTCCGCTACTACGGACTGACGGTCGCCGACGGCCTGCGCACGTGGACTGTGCTCACCACAATCCTTGGCCTCGCCGGCTTCGCGCTGGCATTCGTGGCCTGGATCCTGGTGGGAGGCCTGAGCGCCTGA
- a CDS encoding PucR family transcriptional regulator gives MRVSDLLAEDTLQLRLHTPSTAKSLSTSISYSAPAEFLDPTPFLGANCLLITHGIGFNFFDQRTWDAYVERLAGVPVCAIAFVTGVAHRLIPKPLVEAAKAHGIPLLEVPSVVPALQLQRFVTSVLEAERFALTRQSWELADLCAKAARSGGSLRAVLAEVAAAAEGQCAIFDTTGALISCWPASSRWAAEDLRHNRGAQSSSFALPTGGTDHFQLVVRGGTTGEPLATLIGPASSILAMQLNSAFKASAPHQAKLERLMQQLEDWQGVALKELTRTFRATGLDPHAPTFLLVAEPDKAQLPHAWRIRLAVQEHLNNAHVFTYRGSIYALAQARTDTGADWEGIPDRLLGSLRPIVPGLRLVIKGPLRSVDELRLGLAHAQRLVRQVGMPTVAASMSIESLVLATAGSGAHAAAENLLAPLLEYDRVNNGRLLPTLRAYLDHDAQPSKACRALYIHRNTLSKRLALMSRLLNVRLDTLEGLTTCMLAVRITDDAP, from the coding sequence ATGAGGGTCTCGGATCTGTTGGCGGAGGACACCCTCCAGCTCAGGCTGCACACACCGTCCACGGCGAAGAGCCTGTCGACGTCCATCAGCTACAGCGCCCCGGCGGAATTCCTGGATCCCACGCCCTTCCTGGGTGCCAACTGCCTGCTCATCACCCACGGGATCGGCTTCAACTTCTTCGACCAACGGACGTGGGACGCCTACGTCGAACGGCTGGCCGGTGTTCCCGTGTGCGCCATCGCCTTCGTCACGGGAGTGGCGCACCGGCTGATTCCCAAACCGCTGGTGGAGGCCGCCAAGGCCCACGGGATCCCCCTGTTGGAGGTGCCCAGCGTCGTCCCGGCCCTGCAGCTGCAGCGCTTCGTCACCAGCGTCCTCGAAGCCGAACGGTTTGCCCTGACCCGGCAATCGTGGGAGCTGGCCGACCTGTGCGCAAAAGCGGCGCGGTCCGGCGGATCCCTCCGGGCCGTGCTTGCGGAGGTGGCGGCCGCGGCCGAGGGCCAGTGTGCCATCTTTGACACCACCGGCGCCTTGATCAGCTGCTGGCCGGCCAGTTCCCGTTGGGCCGCGGAGGACCTCCGCCATAACCGGGGCGCCCAGAGTTCCAGCTTCGCGCTCCCCACGGGCGGCACGGACCATTTCCAGCTGGTGGTCCGGGGCGGGACAACCGGGGAGCCGCTCGCCACGCTCATCGGCCCGGCGTCGTCCATCCTTGCCATGCAGCTCAACAGCGCGTTCAAGGCCAGCGCGCCGCACCAGGCCAAGCTGGAGCGGCTGATGCAGCAGCTGGAGGACTGGCAGGGGGTTGCGCTGAAGGAGCTGACCCGGACGTTCCGGGCCACGGGCCTGGACCCGCACGCGCCCACGTTCCTGTTGGTCGCCGAGCCGGACAAAGCCCAATTGCCGCACGCCTGGCGGATTCGGCTGGCCGTGCAGGAGCACCTGAACAACGCCCACGTCTTCACTTATCGAGGCTCGATCTACGCCCTGGCCCAGGCCCGCACGGACACCGGGGCGGACTGGGAAGGGATCCCGGACCGGCTGCTGGGCTCACTCCGGCCGATAGTTCCCGGGCTTCGCCTGGTCATCAAGGGGCCGCTGCGCAGCGTGGATGAGCTGCGGCTCGGCCTCGCCCATGCCCAGCGGCTGGTGCGGCAGGTGGGCATGCCCACCGTTGCGGCGTCGATGAGCATCGAGTCCCTGGTGCTGGCGACCGCCGGAAGCGGCGCACACGCGGCAGCGGAGAATCTGCTCGCACCGCTCCTGGAATATGACCGGGTTAACAACGGCCGGCTGCTGCCTACACTCCGGGCCTATCTGGACCACGACGCCCAGCCCTCCAAAGCCTGCCGGGCCCTGTACATCCACCGGAATACGCTGAGCAAGCGGCTGGCGCTGATGTCGCGGCTGTTGAATGTGCGCCTGGACACTTTGGAAGGGCTGACGACGTGCATGCTTGCCGTCCGGATCACCGACGACGCGCCCTGA
- the pxpA gene encoding 5-oxoprolinase subunit PxpA, with protein sequence MNNVNVGNVTGLGEKEPGEKKPIEINSDMGEAFGLHSFGNDLALMEIIDVANVACGFHAGDPDTMEETVAAAKAHGVRIGAHPGLPDLTGFGRREMKLTPAEVESIILYQTGALVGFLKKAGLELNHIKPHGSLYGMLSRDPELMRSAAKVAALYGVPMFGLAGTAHESVCAEMGVPFVGELYVDLNYNPAGQLIIQRRPEATDPAKAAERVRRVLDDGLVETSDGSTVSIDFTSICVHSDAANSPAVAQAVRSALGGR encoded by the coding sequence ATGAACAATGTTAATGTGGGCAATGTCACAGGTCTCGGCGAGAAAGAACCCGGCGAGAAAAAACCTATTGAGATCAATTCGGACATGGGCGAAGCGTTTGGTCTGCACAGCTTCGGCAATGATCTGGCCCTGATGGAAATCATCGATGTCGCCAACGTGGCCTGCGGTTTCCACGCCGGGGACCCGGACACCATGGAAGAAACCGTGGCCGCGGCCAAGGCGCATGGCGTGCGGATCGGTGCGCACCCCGGCCTGCCGGACCTGACCGGGTTCGGCCGCCGGGAGATGAAACTGACTCCGGCCGAAGTCGAGTCGATCATCCTCTACCAGACGGGCGCGCTGGTGGGCTTCCTGAAAAAGGCCGGACTGGAACTCAACCACATCAAACCCCATGGCTCCCTGTACGGGATGCTCTCCCGGGATCCCGAGCTGATGCGGTCCGCCGCGAAGGTCGCCGCGCTGTACGGAGTTCCCATGTTCGGGCTCGCGGGAACAGCCCACGAAAGCGTCTGCGCGGAAATGGGGGTGCCGTTCGTCGGCGAACTCTACGTGGACCTGAACTACAACCCCGCCGGCCAGCTGATCATCCAGCGCCGGCCCGAGGCCACAGACCCCGCCAAAGCAGCCGAGCGCGTGCGGAGGGTCCTGGACGACGGACTCGTGGAAACGTCGGACGGCTCAACCGTCAGCATCGACTTCACCAGCATCTGTGTCCACTCCGACGCCGCCAACTCGCCGGCCGTGGCGCAAGCCGTGCGGTCGGCCCTGGGCGGACGGTAG
- a CDS encoding acetyl-CoA carboxylase biotin carboxylase subunit has product MKKLLIANRGEIAVRIIRTARELGIPTVVVASEPDVDGLAARLADEYAVIGPAPASQSYLDHGAVLKAAADFGCDAVHPGYGFLSENAAFARAVVEAGLIWVGPSPEAIELMGDKARARQAAEAAGVPTLRGTHGEAPTGDALLEIAAEIGYPLVVKAAAGGGGRGIRLVTRAEDLASTVEVAQAEAAAAFGSAAVYLEKFVERARHVEVQILGDGTNVVHLGDRDCSMQRRQQKILEEAPAPDLPDDVRRHMLESSVELARQCHYKGLGTVEFLYDAVNHEVSFIEMNTRLQVEHPVTEMVTGLDLIREQLLIAAGEPLRMRQEDVVFRGHAFEFRLNAEDPSKGFMPSPGLLERLDWPGGPGVRIDSGFVAGSTVMPFYDSLLAKIIVWDETRDEAIGRSIRALDEITIEGVSTTIPLLSAVLHRPELKSVEHHTKFIETTPEILGGLS; this is encoded by the coding sequence ATGAAGAAACTGCTCATAGCCAACCGGGGGGAGATCGCAGTACGGATTATCCGCACAGCCCGTGAACTGGGGATCCCCACGGTGGTGGTGGCCAGCGAACCCGACGTCGACGGGCTGGCGGCCCGCCTGGCGGATGAATACGCGGTCATTGGACCGGCCCCCGCCAGCCAGAGCTACCTGGATCACGGCGCCGTCCTCAAGGCGGCGGCAGACTTCGGCTGCGACGCCGTGCACCCCGGCTACGGGTTCCTGTCCGAGAACGCCGCGTTTGCCCGGGCCGTCGTGGAGGCGGGGCTCATTTGGGTGGGTCCGTCCCCGGAAGCCATCGAACTGATGGGCGACAAGGCGCGGGCCCGGCAGGCGGCCGAGGCGGCGGGGGTTCCCACCTTGCGCGGAACACACGGCGAGGCCCCCACCGGCGATGCCCTGCTGGAGATCGCAGCCGAGATCGGCTACCCCCTCGTGGTCAAGGCGGCGGCAGGCGGCGGCGGGCGCGGGATCCGGCTCGTGACGCGTGCCGAAGACCTGGCCTCGACCGTCGAAGTGGCCCAGGCCGAAGCGGCCGCCGCGTTCGGCAGCGCCGCCGTGTACCTGGAGAAGTTCGTGGAACGCGCCCGGCACGTCGAGGTCCAGATCCTCGGCGACGGCACCAACGTGGTCCATCTCGGGGACAGGGACTGCTCGATGCAGCGGCGGCAGCAGAAAATCCTGGAGGAGGCGCCCGCCCCTGACCTGCCGGACGACGTCCGCCGGCACATGCTGGAATCCTCGGTGGAGCTCGCCCGGCAGTGCCATTACAAGGGTCTGGGCACGGTCGAGTTCCTGTACGACGCCGTCAACCACGAAGTTTCCTTCATCGAGATGAACACCCGTCTCCAGGTGGAACACCCCGTCACGGAAATGGTCACCGGCCTTGACCTGATCCGGGAGCAGCTGCTGATCGCCGCCGGGGAGCCACTGCGGATGCGGCAGGAAGACGTCGTCTTCCGCGGCCACGCCTTCGAATTCCGGCTCAACGCGGAGGACCCGTCCAAAGGCTTTATGCCCAGCCCCGGGCTCCTGGAGCGCCTCGACTGGCCGGGCGGGCCCGGCGTCCGCATCGACTCCGGCTTCGTCGCCGGGTCCACGGTGATGCCGTTCTACGACTCGCTCTTGGCGAAGATCATCGTCTGGGACGAAACCCGTGACGAGGCCATCGGCCGGTCCATCCGCGCCCTCGACGAGATCACGATCGAAGGCGTATCAACCACCATTCCGCTGCTCAGTGCCGTGTTGCACCGGCCGGAACTGAAGTCGGTGGAGCACCACACCAAGTTCATCGAAACCACCCCGGAGATCCTGGGGGGCCTGTCATGA
- a CDS encoding GNAT family N-acetyltransferase, producing MTENSAATEDTFSPNVSTTRNDELHRYELHVGGKLAVQIRFIDEPGHVDFIHTDTAEQFQGQGLAKVLAHFALDDVVASGKRIIPNCPFMYRYLRKHDAYTQYIDWPERPPAGA from the coding sequence ATGACGGAGAACTCGGCAGCCACTGAAGACACGTTCAGCCCGAACGTATCCACCACCCGGAATGACGAGCTGCACCGCTATGAGCTCCATGTTGGCGGAAAGCTGGCCGTCCAGATCCGCTTCATCGACGAACCGGGCCATGTGGACTTCATCCACACCGATACGGCGGAACAATTCCAGGGCCAGGGACTCGCCAAGGTACTGGCTCACTTCGCCTTGGACGACGTCGTGGCGTCCGGCAAGCGGATCATCCCCAACTGCCCTTTTATGTACAGGTACCTGCGCAAGCACGACGCCTACACCCAATACATCGACTGGCCGGAGCGGCCCCCGGCCGGAGCCTGA
- a CDS encoding acyltransferase: MRPDRDLVIDLARFFCLALVVVSHTMMVSPVLHPDGTATSDNTLGNQRWFEPVVWVLQVMPLFFVAGGITGLQSWRRLRARGGNTFDYMQARMLRLIRPAAVLLAIMFTGLWAARLAGVDPQVIQLLVSGAGMPLWFLAAYLAAQLNLPFLARLHARAPWLTLAGLTSLVVTVDCLRGMMPMLAYLNMVFLWCAVQQLGFFLADGGPLVPGRIALAGIILGSNLVLGLLVWLGLYSGNMLVNLNPPNLTLLLLGFSQAAALQLFRPVLARIASLVPLRRFIGLAGRRSMTVYLWHLPLLAALSGLLLLTDFPQPAGGTAAWWWGRPLVLLAVIGLLLPVVALFGRLEERPTSAGTARSRPAAAVVTAAVVVFVPVADAALSGLTLGLLGGGAACFALAVLLLGRIPVRLVAGQGPAGSGPPLPRPPLSANVEP; the protein is encoded by the coding sequence ATGCGGCCCGACCGCGACCTGGTGATCGACCTCGCAAGGTTCTTCTGCCTTGCACTCGTGGTGGTGTCGCACACCATGATGGTGAGCCCCGTGCTGCACCCGGACGGCACCGCGACCTCCGACAACACCCTCGGCAACCAGCGATGGTTCGAACCGGTGGTCTGGGTCCTGCAGGTCATGCCGCTCTTCTTCGTCGCCGGCGGCATTACCGGGCTGCAGTCCTGGCGCCGCCTCCGGGCCCGGGGCGGCAACACCTTCGACTACATGCAGGCGCGCATGCTGCGGCTCATCCGCCCCGCCGCTGTGCTGCTCGCCATCATGTTCACCGGGCTCTGGGCGGCGCGGCTGGCCGGGGTGGACCCGCAGGTCATCCAGCTGCTGGTGTCCGGTGCCGGCATGCCGCTGTGGTTCCTCGCCGCCTACCTCGCGGCGCAGCTGAACCTTCCGTTCCTGGCGCGGCTGCACGCCCGCGCGCCCTGGCTGACCCTGGCGGGACTCACGTCGCTGGTGGTGACGGTGGACTGCCTGCGGGGCATGATGCCGATGCTGGCGTACCTCAACATGGTCTTCCTTTGGTGCGCCGTGCAGCAGCTGGGATTCTTCCTCGCCGACGGCGGGCCGCTGGTCCCCGGGCGCATCGCGCTGGCGGGCATCATCCTGGGCAGCAACCTGGTCCTGGGGCTGCTCGTGTGGCTGGGACTGTACTCCGGCAACATGCTGGTAAACCTCAATCCGCCCAACCTGACCCTGTTGCTGCTCGGGTTCTCGCAGGCCGCCGCCCTGCAGCTTTTCCGGCCCGTGCTGGCCAGAATCGCGTCGCTGGTGCCGCTTCGGCGGTTCATCGGGCTGGCCGGGCGGAGGTCCATGACCGTCTACCTCTGGCACCTGCCCCTGCTCGCGGCGCTGTCCGGGCTGTTGCTTCTGACCGACTTTCCGCAGCCCGCGGGCGGAACTGCCGCCTGGTGGTGGGGGCGGCCGCTCGTGCTGCTGGCCGTGATCGGCCTGCTCCTGCCCGTAGTGGCGCTCTTCGGCCGGCTCGAAGAACGCCCGACGTCGGCCGGCACCGCCCGGTCCCGTCCGGCGGCCGCCGTGGTGACGGCCGCCGTCGTGGTCTTTGTTCCGGTGGCCGACGCGGCGCTCAGCGGACTGACGCTGGGACTGCTCGGCGGGGGAGCGGCGTGCTTCGCGCTCGCCGTGCTCCTGCTGGGGCGGATCCCCGTCCGGCTCGTGGCCGGCCAGGGTCCCGCCGGATCGGGACCGCCATTGCCACGCCCGCCATTAAGTGCCAATGTCGAACCATGA